One Methylocaldum marinum DNA window includes the following coding sequences:
- a CDS encoding WecB/TagA/CpsF family glycosyltransferase has product MDNERIDIFGVPVDVVDFPRSLATVDELLRGDGVGVIAAVNPEKIMRAREDSRLLQALRSAKLLIPDGIGVVWATRWLGLGRPSRVPGADLMPAICEMGAAQGRKVFLFGASPEVNGKVARILPERYPGLHIAGRQHGYVREPDMSKLVADINASQAEILFVALGSPRQEFWMTQHVRELSVKVCQGVGGSFDVIAGKVRRAPLLLRRMHLEWFYRLAREPRRLGRQSELPRFAWCVIRAKWANRSSPAMN; this is encoded by the coding sequence ATGGATAACGAGAGAATCGATATTTTCGGCGTCCCGGTCGACGTGGTCGATTTTCCCCGGTCGCTGGCGACCGTCGACGAGCTGTTGCGAGGCGACGGCGTCGGTGTCATCGCGGCGGTCAATCCGGAAAAAATCATGCGCGCCCGCGAGGATTCACGGTTGCTGCAGGCCTTGAGGAGCGCCAAGCTGCTCATCCCCGACGGGATCGGCGTAGTCTGGGCGACGCGTTGGTTGGGCCTGGGGCGCCCGAGCCGGGTTCCGGGAGCCGATTTGATGCCGGCAATCTGCGAGATGGGCGCGGCCCAAGGTAGAAAAGTGTTTCTGTTCGGGGCGAGCCCGGAGGTGAACGGGAAGGTAGCCCGGATTCTTCCCGAGCGGTATCCGGGACTTCACATCGCCGGCCGCCAGCACGGCTATGTCCGCGAACCCGACATGTCGAAGCTCGTGGCCGATATCAATGCTTCACAGGCCGAGATCCTCTTCGTCGCACTAGGCAGTCCCCGGCAGGAATTCTGGATGACGCAGCACGTGCGGGAGCTTTCGGTGAAAGTGTGTCAAGGCGTGGGCGGGAGCTTCGACGTCATCGCCGGAAAGGTTCGGCGAGCTCCGCTGTTGCTCAGGCGCATGCATCTCGAATGGTTTTATCGGCTCGCCCGCGAGCCTCGAAGACTCGGGCGTCAATCCGAATTGCCCAGATTCGCCTGGTGCGTGATCCGTGCGAAGTGGGCGAATCGTTCGAGTCCGGCGATGAACTGA
- a CDS encoding MraY family glycosyltransferase — protein MVHFFVFLTALCVSMVLVAAFMRAAPILKFVDLPDGRKVHRTAIPRTGGIGMVLGAVASVLAWIDLSRSTEMFLLGISVITAFGLWDDRFDLDYRVKFAGQLLAVSVVVGLGGVVIERLPGLESREIPGFIAYPLTVFFLLGTTNATNLSDGLDGLAAGLSLLSLLCIVSLADLAEGDELVFTSLAIAGATLGFLRYNTHPAMVFMGDTGSQFLGFSLGVLALTLTEQVNTALSPGLALPILGLPIIDTLMVMGQRIAEGRSPFKPDKCHVHHKLLALGFDQYEAVLAIYAVQSLFVVSAYLFRYESHWLLGSLYVGLSAVILLFYPLAEKHRWRLHRGTHTVRASPLTVFLKNARNRARLDETSNRVLCLLISGFLILGSVISGELVPDVGWLVAASLAAWLGSRAFRLPAAGWIERFAIYTCVILVIYSIELSGLRERPLWQLGLKYYFPVLAAIIAVGVRFSRPYQFAVTPSDFLVVFILLAAAKLPVFDPVNYAKLAIQSAVVLYGVEFVLRRPGAWSLALSIGAMAAFVIMGLKMF, from the coding sequence ATGGTTCATTTTTTCGTTTTTCTCACCGCCCTGTGTGTTTCCATGGTCTTGGTCGCGGCTTTCATGCGGGCGGCGCCGATTCTGAAGTTCGTCGACCTGCCGGACGGGCGCAAGGTTCATCGCACGGCGATTCCGCGGACGGGCGGAATCGGCATGGTCCTGGGCGCCGTCGCGTCGGTCCTGGCCTGGATCGATCTGAGCCGAAGCACCGAGATGTTTCTGCTCGGTATCAGCGTGATTACTGCCTTCGGCTTGTGGGACGATCGCTTCGATCTCGATTACCGGGTCAAATTCGCCGGCCAACTTCTGGCAGTTTCCGTGGTGGTCGGGCTGGGTGGAGTGGTGATCGAACGACTGCCCGGCCTCGAAAGCCGGGAAATACCCGGCTTTATCGCGTATCCTTTGACCGTATTTTTTCTTCTCGGAACCACTAACGCGACCAATCTATCGGACGGTCTGGACGGCCTTGCCGCCGGTCTGAGCCTCTTGAGCCTCCTCTGTATCGTGTCCTTGGCCGATCTCGCCGAAGGCGACGAACTCGTGTTTACGAGCTTGGCCATCGCCGGCGCTACCCTCGGCTTTCTTCGCTACAACACCCATCCCGCGATGGTGTTCATGGGGGATACCGGCAGCCAGTTTCTTGGTTTCAGCCTGGGCGTGCTGGCCCTGACGCTCACCGAACAGGTGAATACTGCCTTGTCGCCGGGACTTGCCCTGCCCATCCTGGGGCTGCCCATCATCGATACTCTGATGGTGATGGGACAGCGGATAGCGGAGGGCCGATCTCCGTTCAAACCGGACAAATGCCATGTTCACCACAAGCTTCTCGCCCTGGGATTCGACCAGTACGAGGCCGTGCTGGCAATCTATGCCGTGCAATCCTTGTTCGTGGTATCCGCTTACCTGTTCCGGTATGAGTCCCATTGGCTGCTCGGGTCGCTGTATGTCGGTCTGAGCGCGGTGATCCTTCTGTTTTATCCGCTTGCCGAAAAACACCGATGGCGGCTGCACCGCGGTACGCATACGGTCCGGGCCTCGCCGCTGACAGTCTTTTTGAAGAATGCGCGCAACCGGGCGAGATTGGATGAAACTTCGAACCGAGTGCTATGCCTGCTGATTTCAGGATTTCTGATCTTGGGGAGCGTCATATCCGGGGAGCTGGTTCCGGATGTTGGTTGGCTGGTCGCCGCCAGCCTGGCGGCATGGCTGGGTTCTCGGGCGTTCCGGCTGCCGGCCGCGGGATGGATAGAGCGGTTCGCGATCTACACCTGCGTGATCCTGGTAATCTACTCGATCGAGCTTTCCGGCCTGAGGGAACGGCCCCTCTGGCAACTCGGACTCAAATATTATTTCCCGGTCCTGGCTGCCATCATCGCGGTCGGCGTGCGGTTTTCGCGGCCTTATCAATTTGCCGTGACGCCGTCCGATTTCCTGGTCGTGTTCATCTTGCTGGCGGCCGCCAAGCTGCCGGTTTTCGACCCGGTGAACTATGCCAAGCTGGCGATTCAGTCGGCCGTGGTGCTTTACGGCGTGGAGTTCGTGCTGAGACGGCCTGGTGCCTGGAGCCTCGCACTATCGATCGGCGCCATGGCGGCCTTCGTGATCATGGGGCTCAAGATGTTTTAG
- a CDS encoding cupin domain-containing protein: protein MPKIDIAAVPIKKGSGYPSPFDEPCATRTRRRLGDAGGLEDFGVNLMTLPPGAWSSQRHWHSHEDEFVYVLEGEVTLIEDQGRTLLRAGECAAFPKGRRSGHHLINHSTAVAIYLEIGSRHPDDLTTCSDIDMKSANSDGRFVRKDGTPYG, encoded by the coding sequence ATGCCGAAAATCGACATCGCGGCGGTACCCATAAAGAAAGGCTCGGGATACCCCAGTCCATTCGATGAGCCGTGCGCGACGCGCACTCGGCGAAGGCTGGGTGACGCAGGTGGGCTCGAGGACTTCGGGGTCAACCTGATGACGCTGCCTCCCGGTGCATGGTCGAGCCAACGGCATTGGCATAGTCACGAAGACGAGTTCGTCTATGTACTCGAAGGCGAAGTCACGCTCATTGAAGATCAAGGAAGAACTCTGCTGCGGGCCGGCGAGTGCGCTGCGTTTCCAAAAGGTAGACGCAGTGGTCATCACTTGATCAACCATTCCACAGCAGTCGCGATCTATCTGGAAATTGGTTCGCGCCATCCAGATGATCTCACAACGTGCTCAGACATCGACATGAAAAGCGCGAACTCCGATGGAAGATTCGTTCGCAAAGACGGCACGCCGTATGGTTAG
- a CDS encoding IS256 family transposase, translated as MTSDTAKQDALLDELLKGYTNPKDILGEHGLLKQLTRRLVERALEAEMTAHLGYAPHAPEGRGSGNSRNGKSAKTIQTETGPLAIEVPRDRNGDFEPQLVSKRQRRLEGFDEKVLALYARGLSTRGIQGHLEELYGVEVSPTLISNVTESVLADVKAWQSRPLASVYPILYFDALIVKSREAGPVKNKAVYLALGVNLQGEKERLGLWIADTEGAKFWLSVFTELKNRGVQDGFIACVDGLKGLPEAIETVFPNIQVQRCIVHKVRHSLQYVTWKERKAVAKDLRAIYGAATLTEAEAALARFADTWDAKYPAISQSWRADWTRLTVFFDYPPEIRKVLYTTNAIESLNFSLRKLLKTRGAFPNDEAILKVLYLGLQRIEKKWTMPIQDWKRALNHFVILFGNRVTL; from the coding sequence ATGACCAGTGACACAGCCAAACAAGACGCCTTATTGGATGAATTGCTCAAAGGCTATACGAATCCGAAAGACATTCTGGGGGAACACGGCTTGCTCAAGCAGCTGACCCGGCGTCTGGTGGAACGGGCGTTGGAGGCGGAGATGACCGCCCATTTGGGCTATGCCCCCCATGCGCCGGAAGGGCGCGGCAGCGGTAATTCTCGCAACGGCAAGTCGGCGAAGACGATTCAAACGGAAACCGGACCCTTGGCGATTGAGGTCCCGCGGGATCGCAACGGAGACTTCGAGCCGCAACTGGTTTCCAAGCGCCAACGCCGGCTCGAAGGATTTGATGAGAAGGTTTTGGCGCTGTATGCGCGGGGCTTATCCACCCGTGGTATTCAGGGGCATCTGGAAGAACTGTATGGCGTGGAAGTCTCGCCGACGCTCATCTCCAACGTTACCGAATCGGTGTTGGCGGACGTGAAGGCATGGCAGAGCCGGCCCTTGGCGTCGGTGTATCCGATCCTGTATTTCGACGCTTTGATCGTCAAATCACGCGAAGCGGGACCGGTCAAGAACAAGGCGGTCTATCTCGCTTTGGGCGTCAATCTGCAAGGCGAAAAGGAGCGGCTGGGCCTTTGGATCGCGGACACAGAAGGCGCCAAGTTCTGGCTGTCGGTCTTTACCGAGTTGAAGAACCGAGGCGTTCAGGATGGCTTTATCGCCTGTGTCGACGGCCTCAAGGGACTGCCGGAAGCGATTGAAACCGTGTTTCCCAACATCCAGGTCCAACGGTGTATCGTCCATAAGGTGCGCCACAGCCTGCAGTATGTCACCTGGAAGGAGCGCAAGGCGGTGGCGAAAGACCTGCGGGCGATTTATGGCGCCGCGACCTTGACCGAGGCCGAAGCTGCCCTGGCGCGGTTTGCGGACACCTGGGACGCGAAGTACCCAGCCATCAGCCAAAGCTGGCGGGCGGATTGGACGCGCTTGACTGTGTTTTTCGATTATCCGCCGGAGATCCGCAAAGTGCTGTATACCACCAACGCGATCGAATCACTCAACTTCAGCCTGCGCAAGCTGCTCAAGACCCGCGGCGCGTTTCCGAACGATGAGGCGATTCTGAAAGTCCTGTATCTGGGACTGCAGCGGATCGAGAAGAAATGGACCATGCCGATCCAGGATTGGAAACGGGCGTTGAACCACTTCGTGATCCTCTTTGGTAATCGAGTTACCCTATGA